Within the Calypte anna isolate BGI_N300 chromosome 10, bCalAnn1_v1.p, whole genome shotgun sequence genome, the region CTCTGAGCACCCATCTTCTTCTCCCATCTGCTTCAAAGGCCGAGCAGGGATGAAGGGGCCCTTAGATCCCCCCTCTTTGATCCCAGCCTCTCCCAGCTTCCTCCCCAGCCTCGGGAATATATGCAATTAGCGGCCATGAAAGCCTTTGAAGTCCCCTCTCATCCTCCCTGCCTCATCCCTCCCCTCTCCAGCAACTTCTTGAGCTTCCAGCTTGCTGGGAAACAGCCATGGCCAAAATGTGGCAGCTGGGGGCCCCAAGCCAGGAACCTTTGGGGCTGCTTTGCAGctgataacaaaaaaaaaaaaaaaaagaaaaaaatagtgtttatAAACCAATATTGCTTCAGCTGTTCAACATCTGCCTCAGCTGGGGAGATGAACCTCCCAGTTAGGGCATCCAAGCTTTTCCTTGGGAAGCTCCTGGCCgccagcagcacccatgggtgcaggggctggagcacccaGAACTCCCAGTGGGGCTGAACGATGGTAGCTGGGATTTGGGGTGGAGGTTTAGTACATTCTTGCTCCGTGCTCATTTTTCTGGAGCAGCATGAATCAGGGAGccatctctctgcctctctctaaGCTCATCACTTTGGGTGAGAGCTCAGCATCCCTTGGccacccagctcctgctttcagGGCCCTCAGGAGTAGCAGGATGAGGCCCCTTGGTGACACCACACAAGTTCCAggggaattaatttttttgctccCTGTTTTCCCCACTGCCAGATATCCCTGGTTTGACCAGGGCTCCTCTGCTGTCACCAGCAAGGTAGCACTTTGCAGCAAGGTAAAACCTAAAGGTGAGGAAGAACAGGGACACAGACACCCTCAGGCACCCCTGTGGCAtctccaggagatgctgaggacCCCCCTGACCTGCTTGTGGGGAGAGAAAACCACCCCAGTTCTCTAGGGGTGGTGGTGAGACCATCACTAGCTCCTCACCTCAAACCACCCAACTCCAGCTCTGGTCCTTCCTCCCCAAGCCCCTCACCCCAGctccccctgccagcagccagggacTCCTTTAACAATCTCTGACAACCTGCctcagggaggagagaaaagggcCCAAATCCTGCTGCCCATTTCAATCCTCAGCAAGTACCAAGTGTCCCAGAGGTATTTAACACATCACCACTCCCCCTTGCAAATGGAAAGCCCTCCTAAAAATAGCCCCACATGAGGCACCACTGATGTGACACTAatcccctgtgctggggggaggACCAGGATGCTCCTTCCTCTCACCTGAAGCACAGTGGGGCCCTTTAATGAGGAAAATCCAGCTGGGAACTCAGGGAGATGCTTGCCCTGAGCCTGATGCTGGGAGCATTGAGcctggggggagcagagggcagcTCATTTCAGCCCCAATTTTCAGCAGAATCATTCTCTaccttataaaaaaataataatagctgGGTGTTTCCCAGAGACAGCAATTCTCCTGCCCTTTTTCCTAATTCTTTCTTGctaccaaaaaaagaaaaggtctctctctctctcctttctgcccccacctcccctctcccttttcttcaaTTTTTCACCCCATCTCCTtccaaaagaagagagagaagggggaaagaaaaccaaaatacaacacaacaaaaaagcctGGTGGGGATTGGGAAGAGAAGCAATTGCTTGGTGTAACTTCAAGATTTTCTCAGGGATTGCTGGTGCAGATGCTCCCAAGTTGCCTCCAGCACCCTTCAAAGCCAAAGTCTGAAGGATGGACGAGTCCCCTCCCCGCAGGTCCTGCGTGGGCAAGgaggcaggaaaaataaatcagagatgCTGGGTGAGGAGCTTAGCTGGAGCTAAGCCTTCTGCTACCTGTGATGAGGATCATTCAGCTCACTGTCCTCAGTGCCCTCCTGCTTTGGGGACTCAGAGCCCCTCCAGGTGACAGTGACACATTGTAGGTTCATCCCCAAGGCAGGACTAGGAACTTTTACCTTCAGGAGGTTCATCCAGGAGAGCAGCCACACATGGAGTGAGGGACAGGCCCCCATCCAGCTTCCAGGTTGAGCTTTTATGGGCCAGGAGTGAGGTGGGCATCCCAGGTGGGGCTGATGGAGGCCATTAAGGTTCATTAAGCACCCATCACCGTGGCCTCAGCTCTGGTGGTGGGAACCCTCCTCTCATTTCCAACCCAAGTTTCATGTAAGCTTCACTAcaccctttttcccccccccccccccccccccagcaaggtgattttttttagcAGCCAGCATGTCTGACAAACTCCCAGGCAGTGATCCCCAGCCCTTCAGCCTCCATTTGCCTGGTGACACCAACTGGTCCCATCTCAGAATGGGgctccctgtccctgggagCTCCCCAGTCACTCTGCTCCCCGTTTGTACCCACACATCCAGCTCCATCACTCTCACCCCAACTGTACTGGACCTCTGTGTCCATCAGGATTGTGTCCCTATGGAGGGGACTCTATTTAGTCCTCCAGAGATGCTCATCCAGGTTGTCCCACAGCATTTGGTGGCCTGAGGAAGAGTCCTCACTGCCTCCTCATCTTCCATGAGTGCCTTGCAAGGGGCCTGCCCTCCTCAGCTGGGATTTCTAAGGCATTTTTACTGATTTCTGGTGTTGACAGGGACCTCTGCACAGCTTGCAAAGTGATGCAGAGACCCAGGGCAATCTGCCACCCTGACAGCACCTTCAGGTGGCCTGATCTGAGCCACCCAGCACAAGGATAGGATGGGGTGTCTGAGCTCAaggcctcagtttcccctggcagaagtgctcacgGAAGTGGAGCTATGAgatagcagcagcagaaacatgACAGAGGCATTCTGTGATTAATTATTCTTCGTGGATGAGGAGGTCCCACACCTGTTCCTGAGTGGGGGGACTGGTGGAGATACATGAAGGCCTCTTCTTGGTGGCATGAGGAGAAGGAAACTAAATGTGTCTGGCAAGATATTGCCCATTGATTTGTTTTCCCTCTGGTATTTTGTGGCTGATTTCCACCAGTAGAGGATGGAtgacagagcaggagaaggaaaaagctggggagagaaaggCAATAAtgcaaaatagtaaaaaaaaaatatattgtggATGGATAAACCATATGGGAAAATcccagtggtttttttttggtggttttttttcactcccaAATGCCCTGAGTCTGGGATGGGGGGGGCATGGAGCAGTGAGAGGGACAcagccctggggtgctgggggtgctgatgCCCACAGATGGCCatgatggggaggaggggagaaaaaaccccacatcgACTGGGTGCACAATTGGGTATGTAGGGTGTTGAGGGGTTCCCCCTAATCCCTCCCCACACACTTGTCTGCCACTGCCCACCCCCTTCTTGTCAGCGCTGGGGCTGGCCAGGccctcttccagctcctccGGAGTTGGGGGATGGAGGTGAACCAGGAACCTGCCAAAAATCTGCACTTCACACTGCTACTGAGCTGCATTGTCACGTAGTGCTCTGCCTCCTACACAGAATAaagccccccacccccccttcacACATCTATACTGACAGAAACAGCAGCCAAGAAACAACCACAAGGCTCCCAGAGACACCATGATGGCTCCAGCCAGATGCTGGGGTGGGGttggggtggcctgggcaggaTTAGTGCTGTGCTTGGTGCTGGGAAGCTGTTGAGCTGGATGAGATGAAAGATTTGAAGGGGGGTGATGAGCCTCTTGCATCCAAAAACCTCATCGAGGTCATTAGATGGAGACCACAGCCTGTGGAAGCCATGGAAGTTCCATCCTTCCACCCTTCCAGCCCCACCCAGGCCATTgcatctgttatttttaattttttaagggCTTGTTTCATCCATGCCTCACGTGGGGTGTGTCCCCTGTGGCATGGTGGGGCCACATCCCTGTCCCCAAGCTAACACAGGTCTTGTACTCAGCCCCTTCCAAGAGATGGAGGAGTGGGGACAGAGCCAGCCACCACCCAAGCCAGGCAGGGGGTGACAGCACTGTCCCTGCAGACCCCACCTCCCCGTGCTGCTCTGTATTTTGTCACGCGGGGCACATTTTGTCACCTGGGGGCACATTCcactccctgcctcagtttctccacctgcaggttttgcctttttcaggGGGAAGGGGTGACGGTTGCTGGTGGCTCCTCAGAGATGGGTGCAAGGGCCCAAGACACACCCCAGGCATGGGGAGCTGAGGTGAAACtcagtgtccagtgacaggGCAGACCCTGGGAAGGGCCAGGTCGAGCACCCAGGGGCACCTGAGGCCACCAGGTGGGTGTCAGTCCCTGCCGAGGCACTGCCAGACCTTGCAACTCGTGGCGCTGGTGATGCCAGGGGAAATGGCAGAGGTTTGGGGATGCGGTGGTAAAAAAACGGAAAGCTCCGGGGCGGGTGCTCCCCCCTGCccgtccctctgtccctctgtccccaggtgGTGAGCCAGATTGACCGCCTGACATCCGACTTCGAGTTCGAGCTGGAGCCGGACGACTGGACCACTGCgacagccagcagctcctccagcagcgAGAAGGGGGGGGGGCACCTTCGAGCTGGGACCCCTGGACTTCACCACCTCCGACATCCTCTCTGACAGTTGGGAATTCTGCTCCTTCCTGGATGCTTCCACCCCCTCCGACCCAGGCGACGGAGCGGAGCCCCCCCGGCCGCACCCGCAGCCCCCCCCGCCTCGCCAGCCCGATTACCGGCTGATGAACGGGGGGATCCCCATCGCCAACGGGCCCCGGGAGGGGGGGACCCCGGATTCATCCAGCGAGGAAGCCTTCGGGCCACCAACCAGCCAGAAGGTCCCCTCAGCCCGCCCGCCCGGCACTCGGGAACGGGTGCGGTTCAGCGACAAAGTTCTGTACCACGCCCTGTGCTGCGACGACGACCGGGAGGGTGACAACGAGGCGGTGTCCCCCGGGGAGGGTGGCCCCGAGGAGACCGGCAGGAAGGTGGCGGCGGGGCCAC harbors:
- the INSYN1 gene encoding LOW QUALITY PROTEIN: inhibitory synaptic factor 1 (The sequence of the model RefSeq protein was modified relative to this genomic sequence to represent the inferred CDS: deleted 1 base in 1 codon), with the translated sequence MDSQTCQERQPSDQPSSSSNCSSSKSHCERERIRNQMKMVIGQLEGILQELKEVAKELREVVSQIDRLTSDFEFELEPDDWTTATASSSSSSEKGGGTFELGPLDFTTSDILSDSWEFCSFLDASTPSDPGDGAEPPRPHPQPPPPRQPDYRLMNGGIPIANGPREGGTPDSSSEEAFGPPTSQKVPSARPPGTRERVRFSDKVLYHALCCDDDREGDNEAVSPGEGGPEETGRKVAAGPPPRRAGGSGGTGAPGRRLTRNSSTQTVADKSTQTVLPYVPPRQRIHNKN